One Pseudonocardia sediminis DNA window includes the following coding sequences:
- a CDS encoding AMP-binding protein, with product MSVTERETAGTGHASGLPHHPQGTALPDASVIDVETLRGRRATNRWERTSVGDVFERLTWARPDEPVLIGCPGAYGDERFASVTPKQADAVANRLAHALAAAGLEPADRVVMICENSVEAFLAKIGIAKAGMVAVPLNPNLAPDVLEHILGLTEPGFAIVDAELWPRVEAAFTATGTRVGATITVGGDPVAGSVSFADLIEDHPDTEPDVEIHGDDIWELLFTSGTTAMPKGVMISHGSTHLAGMNFALALSRGLRHESDLRVATYLPQIYHIGDQLFPFGALLAGGSFVLGRGPAPGPVSEALAAHRVTALWAGSPQFVTALIAELEGRPDLNIGALTMLVYGWGALSPSLLDRLNTRAGTEIVTLGIFGQTEAIACHRFWPTRWPDVHRATAPSVNYVGVPSGLLASDVVDEVGDPVRGEAGEAVYRSPIMTAGYYKDVASTREAFRGGWFHSGDSALVDDAGLRIMVDRYKDIVKTGGENVSSMRVEAILHEHPAVLRAAVIGLAHERWGEAVTAVVVPREGTTPTADDVIAFCKSRLGGYETPKAIVFADALPETVGGKVLKYKLRAAHADLYGPA from the coding sequence GTGAGCGTGACCGAACGCGAGACGGCCGGGACAGGGCACGCGAGCGGCCTGCCGCACCACCCGCAGGGCACGGCGCTGCCGGACGCCTCGGTGATCGACGTGGAGACGCTGCGCGGGCGGCGCGCGACGAACCGCTGGGAGCGCACCTCGGTCGGGGACGTGTTCGAGCGCCTGACCTGGGCCCGCCCGGACGAGCCGGTGCTCATCGGATGCCCCGGCGCCTACGGCGACGAGCGGTTCGCCTCCGTCACCCCGAAGCAGGCCGACGCGGTGGCGAACAGACTCGCGCACGCCCTCGCCGCCGCGGGGCTGGAACCGGCCGACCGCGTCGTCATGATCTGCGAGAACTCCGTCGAGGCGTTCCTGGCCAAGATCGGCATCGCCAAGGCCGGGATGGTCGCGGTGCCGCTGAACCCGAACCTCGCCCCGGACGTCCTGGAGCACATCCTCGGGCTGACCGAGCCGGGCTTCGCGATCGTCGACGCCGAGCTCTGGCCGCGCGTCGAGGCCGCCTTCACCGCGACCGGCACCCGGGTGGGCGCCACCATCACCGTCGGAGGCGACCCGGTCGCGGGCAGCGTCTCCTTCGCCGACCTGATCGAGGACCACCCGGACACCGAGCCGGACGTCGAGATCCACGGCGACGACATCTGGGAGCTGCTGTTCACCTCGGGCACCACGGCGATGCCCAAGGGCGTGATGATCTCGCACGGGAGCACGCACCTGGCCGGGATGAACTTCGCGCTCGCGCTGAGCCGCGGGCTGCGCCACGAGAGCGACCTGCGGGTGGCCACCTACCTGCCGCAGATCTACCACATCGGCGACCAGCTGTTCCCGTTCGGCGCGCTGCTCGCCGGCGGGTCGTTCGTGCTGGGCCGCGGTCCGGCGCCGGGCCCGGTGTCCGAGGCGCTCGCGGCGCACCGGGTGACCGCGCTGTGGGCCGGGTCGCCGCAGTTCGTCACGGCCCTGATCGCAGAGCTGGAGGGGCGCCCGGATCTCAACATCGGTGCGCTGACGATGCTGGTCTACGGCTGGGGCGCGCTCTCGCCGTCCCTGCTGGACCGGCTGAACACCCGGGCCGGCACCGAGATCGTCACGCTCGGGATCTTCGGCCAGACCGAGGCCATCGCCTGTCACCGGTTCTGGCCGACCCGCTGGCCGGACGTGCACCGCGCGACGGCGCCGTCGGTGAACTACGTGGGTGTGCCCAGCGGGCTGCTCGCCTCGGACGTCGTCGACGAGGTCGGCGACCCGGTCCGCGGCGAGGCGGGCGAGGCCGTCTACCGCTCCCCGATCATGACCGCCGGGTACTACAAGGACGTCGCCTCCACCCGGGAGGCGTTCCGCGGCGGCTGGTTCCACTCCGGGGACTCCGCACTGGTGGACGACGCGGGTCTGCGGATCATGGTCGACCGCTACAAGGACATCGTGAAGACCGGCGGCGAGAACGTGTCCAGTATGCGGGTCGAGGCGATCCTGCACGAGCACCCCGCGGTCCTGCGGGCCGCGGTCATCGGGCTGGCGCACGAGCGCTGGGGCGAGGCCGTCACCGCGGTCGTCGTGCCGCGCGAGGGCACCACGCCCACCGCGGACGACGTCATCGCGTTCTGCAAGAGCCGTCTCGGCGGGTACGAGACGCCGAAGGCGATCGTGTTCGCCGACGCGCTGCCGGAGACCGTCGGCGGGAAGGTGCTCAAGTACAAGCTGCGGGCCGCGCACGCGGATCTCTACGGCCCGGCCTGA
- a CDS encoding TetR/AcrR family transcriptional regulator — protein MVTGIPRAHAADPAPTAAPAAATTPRRRRDPGRRERILTAAAQLAAHRGFHTVGMADIGAEAGIVGSGIYRHFDSKDAILVALLDRVMTRLEDGSRDVLARAGTDRETLSALVRDHIRVAIEDRSVLAVYHREIHTLPEEDRRRLRRSQRHYLEDWVHALTPLRRDLSDGEVRLAVHAAIGAIQSTLFYRSGLAPERLGELLDASAHACLGVDPAPSPTLADVNRG, from the coding sequence ATGGTCACCGGAATCCCGCGGGCGCACGCCGCCGACCCTGCGCCCACGGCGGCGCCGGCAGCGGCCACGACCCCACGGCGGCGGCGCGACCCCGGCCGCCGGGAGCGGATCCTGACCGCCGCCGCACAGCTCGCCGCGCACCGCGGCTTCCACACGGTGGGAATGGCCGACATCGGCGCGGAGGCCGGGATCGTCGGCTCCGGAATTTATCGTCACTTCGACTCGAAGGACGCGATCCTGGTCGCGCTGCTGGACCGGGTCATGACACGCCTGGAGGACGGCTCGCGCGACGTCCTGGCCCGGGCCGGGACCGATCGCGAGACCCTGTCGGCGCTGGTCAGGGACCACATCCGGGTCGCCATCGAGGACCGCAGCGTGTTGGCGGTCTACCACCGCGAGATACACACGCTGCCCGAGGAGGACCGTCGCCGGCTGCGACGCAGCCAGCGCCACTACCTGGAGGACTGGGTGCACGCCCTGACCCCGCTGCGGCGCGACCTCTCCGACGGCGAGGTGCGCCTGGCCGTGCACGCCGCGATCGGGGCGATCCAGTCGACGCTGTTCTACCGCAGCGGGCTCGCGCCGGAGCGTCTCGGCGAGCTCCTCGACGCCTCCGCGCACGCCTGCCTGGGCGTCGACCCGGCACCGTCGCCGACGCTCGCCGATGTGAACCGCGGATAA
- a CDS encoding acyl-CoA dehydrogenase family protein — MDFTETDEASDLRAAVGAIASRFDGGYYAEHARNGEPLHELWSALGGAGFLGVNVAEEYGGGGGGLVELAIVCEEIAAKGNPILLLLVTAAISAEVVGEFGTDEQRKQWLPGMADGSIKVVFAITEPEAGSNTHNLSTHAVRDGDDWVLRGTKYYISGVDEAAALLVVARTGRDDDGRGKLSLFLVPTDAPGLVATPLPVDVMLPEKQFTLHFDEVRVPGENMVGAEGEGLRQVFRGLNPERITGAALCVGIARHALDVASRYANDRKVWNTPIGAHQGVAHPLARAKIETELAALMTQKAAWLHDRGQPAGEASNMAKYAAAEAALAAIDAAMQTHGGNGVASEYGLLPYWGLARLLRIAPVNREMILNYVAQHSLGLPRSY, encoded by the coding sequence GTGGACTTCACCGAGACCGACGAGGCGAGCGACCTGCGCGCCGCGGTCGGCGCCATCGCGTCGCGGTTCGACGGCGGCTACTACGCCGAGCACGCGCGCAACGGCGAGCCGCTGCACGAGCTCTGGTCCGCGCTCGGCGGGGCCGGGTTCCTCGGCGTCAACGTCGCCGAGGAGTACGGGGGCGGTGGCGGTGGGCTGGTCGAGCTCGCGATCGTCTGCGAGGAGATCGCGGCCAAGGGCAACCCGATCCTGCTGCTGCTGGTCACCGCGGCGATCTCGGCCGAGGTGGTCGGCGAGTTCGGGACCGACGAACAGCGCAAGCAATGGCTGCCGGGGATGGCCGACGGCAGCATCAAGGTCGTCTTCGCGATCACCGAGCCCGAGGCCGGGTCGAACACCCACAACCTGTCCACCCACGCCGTCCGCGACGGCGACGACTGGGTGCTGCGCGGCACCAAGTACTACATCTCCGGCGTCGACGAGGCGGCGGCGCTACTGGTCGTCGCCCGCACCGGGCGTGACGACGACGGCCGAGGCAAGCTGTCGCTGTTCCTGGTCCCCACCGACGCCCCCGGCCTGGTCGCGACCCCGCTGCCGGTGGACGTGATGCTGCCGGAGAAGCAGTTCACGCTGCACTTCGACGAGGTCCGGGTGCCGGGCGAGAACATGGTCGGCGCCGAAGGCGAGGGCCTGCGACAGGTGTTCCGCGGCCTCAACCCGGAGCGGATCACCGGCGCGGCGCTGTGCGTCGGCATCGCCCGCCACGCCCTCGACGTCGCGTCGCGCTACGCGAACGACCGCAAGGTCTGGAACACCCCGATCGGCGCGCACCAGGGCGTCGCGCACCCGCTGGCCCGGGCCAAGATCGAGACTGAGCTGGCCGCGCTGATGACGCAGAAGGCGGCCTGGCTGCACGACCGCGGGCAGCCGGCCGGCGAGGCGTCGAACATGGCGAAGTACGCGGCGGCCGAGGCGGCCCTGGCCGCGATCGACGCGGCGATGCAGACCCACGGCGGCAACGGCGTCGCCAGCGAGTACGGCCTGCTCCCGTACTGGGGCCTGGCCCGTCTGCTCCGGATCGCGCCCGTCAACCGGGAGATGATCCTGAACTACGTCGCCCAGCACAGTCTGGGTCTCCCACGGTCCTACTGA
- a CDS encoding AMP-binding protein, whose product MELNENLIQRVNVGDTLTRSAAARPSQIAVVDGERRWTYARFESWANRLAHGLAGRGYSRGDALALAAGNSAEFLAVYYACAKLGVVCVPVNLGWKPEEVAYVLGHSRSRGIVVESQLVNGLAEAITKVSDVADVIVAHGLGAEYDAEPADRTWSTLEALPADDDTVPRVVVEDRDALTYLYTSGTTSFPKGVVASHLAITLASMSAALDSGWNASDRFLAMMPLFHTAQLNAFGTPAVLVGATIHLVRAFEPAAFLEAIERERITQVFGLPMMYRAALEDPSFASRDLTSLRRAVYAMAPMPDALIRACLEGYDCDFALLFGQTEMSPCTTLFRPEHQLSHIGAVGTPMVGVQVAIMGPEGDLLPTGEQGEIVYRGPSTMTGYLENAEATEVAFAHGWFHSGDVGRFGEDGVLWFSDRYKDVIKTGGENVASIEVEKAVYAVDPNVAEVVVVGLPHERWSEAITAVVVPKPGESIDPEALRTALKQRLDGYKVPKSVIVADALPKTSTGKIQKNVLRDTHAAHYGES is encoded by the coding sequence ATGGAGCTGAACGAGAACCTGATCCAGCGGGTCAACGTGGGGGACACGCTGACCCGCAGTGCCGCGGCGCGGCCGTCGCAGATCGCGGTCGTGGACGGGGAGCGGCGCTGGACCTACGCCCGGTTCGAGTCGTGGGCCAACCGGCTCGCGCACGGGCTCGCCGGGCGCGGCTACTCCCGCGGCGACGCGCTCGCGCTCGCCGCGGGCAACAGCGCGGAGTTCCTGGCCGTCTACTACGCCTGCGCGAAGCTCGGCGTGGTGTGCGTGCCGGTGAACCTGGGGTGGAAGCCCGAGGAGGTCGCCTACGTCCTCGGCCACTCCCGCTCGCGCGGGATCGTGGTGGAGTCGCAGCTGGTGAACGGCCTGGCTGAGGCGATCACCAAGGTCTCCGACGTCGCCGACGTGATCGTCGCGCACGGCCTCGGCGCCGAGTACGACGCCGAGCCGGCCGACCGCACCTGGAGCACGCTCGAGGCCCTGCCCGCCGACGACGACACCGTCCCGCGGGTGGTCGTGGAGGACCGGGACGCGCTGACCTACCTCTACACCTCGGGCACCACCTCGTTCCCGAAGGGCGTCGTCGCCTCGCACCTGGCGATCACTCTTGCGTCGATGTCGGCCGCCCTGGACTCGGGCTGGAACGCCTCCGACCGGTTCCTGGCCATGATGCCGCTGTTCCACACCGCCCAGCTCAACGCGTTCGGGACGCCGGCGGTCCTGGTCGGGGCCACGATCCACCTGGTGCGGGCGTTCGAGCCGGCGGCGTTCCTGGAGGCCATCGAGCGGGAACGGATCACGCAGGTCTTCGGGCTGCCGATGATGTACCGGGCGGCGCTGGAGGACCCCTCGTTCGCCTCCCGGGACCTGACGAGCCTGCGCCGCGCCGTCTACGCGATGGCGCCGATGCCGGACGCGCTGATCCGCGCGTGCCTGGAGGGCTACGACTGCGACTTCGCGCTGCTGTTCGGCCAGACCGAGATGAGCCCGTGCACGACGCTGTTCCGCCCGGAGCACCAGCTCTCGCACATCGGTGCGGTCGGCACGCCGATGGTCGGCGTCCAGGTCGCGATCATGGGTCCCGAGGGCGACCTGCTGCCCACCGGTGAGCAGGGCGAGATCGTCTACCGCGGTCCGTCGACGATGACGGGGTACCTGGAGAACGCCGAGGCGACCGAGGTCGCGTTCGCGCACGGCTGGTTCCACTCCGGCGACGTCGGCCGGTTCGGCGAGGACGGCGTCCTCTGGTTCTCCGACCGCTACAAGGACGTGATCAAGACCGGCGGCGAGAACGTGGCGTCGATCGAGGTCGAGAAGGCCGTCTACGCCGTCGACCCGAACGTCGCGGAGGTGGTCGTGGTCGGCCTGCCGCACGAGCGCTGGAGCGAGGCGATCACTGCCGTCGTCGTCCCGAAGCCCGGCGAGTCGATCGACCCGGAGGCGCTGCGGACGGCGCTCAAGCAGCGTCTGGACGGCTACAAGGTCCCCAAGTCGGTGATCGTCGCCGACGCACTCCCCAAGACGTCGACAGGCAAGATCCAGAAGAACGTCCTGCGCGACACCCACGCCGCCCACTACGGAGAGAGCTGA
- a CDS encoding acyl-CoA carboxylase subunit beta: MAVLTSLLDTSSETYLSNRKVQLDAIDALNEQLELTIAGGGERYMARHRDRGKLPLRERLELLLDPDSPFLELSPLAAWGTEFTVGASELTGIGVVSGVECVIIGHDPTVRGGAMNPYSLKKTLRALEIARVNRLPVINLVESGGADLPTQADLFVPAGRIFHELTELSSMAIPTVALVFGNSTAGGAYVPGMCDYAVLVDRGAKVFLGGPPLVKMATGEDSDDESLGGADMHSRVSGLSDYFAADEHDAIRIGRDILSRINWRKLGPAPVENPAPPLHDPDEILGILPTESKIPFDPREILARVVDGSEFDEYKPLYGTSLVTGWARIHGYPVGVLANHRGVLFSEEAKKATEFILLANQTDTPLIFLQNTTGYMVGAEYEQGGIIKDGAKMINAVTNSTVPHLTINMASSFGAGNYGMSGRAYDPRLMFAWPSAKMAVMGAAQLAGVMSIVGRASAESQGKEFDTDADAKRTAAIEAQINDESHAFFITARLYDDGIIDPRDTRTVLGMSLSAVHSTTVAGRRGFGVFRM; encoded by the coding sequence ATGGCCGTCCTGACGTCGCTGTTGGACACCTCGTCGGAGACCTACCTGTCGAACCGGAAGGTCCAGCTCGACGCGATCGACGCGTTGAACGAGCAGTTGGAGCTGACGATCGCCGGTGGCGGAGAGCGCTATATGGCGCGGCACCGCGACCGCGGCAAGCTCCCGCTGCGGGAACGCCTGGAGCTGCTCCTGGACCCGGACAGCCCGTTCCTGGAGCTGTCGCCGCTGGCCGCGTGGGGGACCGAGTTCACGGTCGGGGCCAGCGAGCTGACCGGGATCGGCGTCGTCTCCGGCGTCGAGTGCGTGATCATCGGGCACGACCCGACGGTGCGCGGCGGGGCGATGAACCCGTACTCGCTGAAGAAGACGCTGCGTGCGCTGGAGATCGCGCGGGTGAACCGGCTCCCGGTGATCAACCTGGTGGAGTCCGGCGGTGCGGACCTGCCGACCCAGGCCGACCTGTTCGTCCCGGCCGGGCGGATCTTCCACGAGCTGACCGAGCTGTCGTCGATGGCGATCCCGACCGTCGCGCTGGTGTTCGGCAACTCCACCGCCGGCGGGGCGTACGTGCCCGGCATGTGCGACTACGCGGTGCTCGTCGACCGCGGCGCGAAGGTGTTCCTCGGCGGCCCGCCGCTGGTCAAGATGGCCACCGGCGAGGACTCCGACGACGAGTCGCTCGGTGGCGCGGACATGCACTCCCGGGTGTCGGGCCTGAGCGACTACTTCGCGGCCGACGAGCACGACGCGATCCGGATCGGACGCGACATCCTGTCCCGGATCAACTGGCGCAAGCTCGGGCCCGCCCCGGTGGAGAACCCCGCACCGCCGCTCCACGACCCGGACGAGATCCTCGGGATCCTCCCCACCGAGTCGAAGATCCCGTTCGACCCGCGCGAGATCCTGGCCCGCGTCGTCGACGGTTCCGAGTTCGACGAGTACAAGCCGCTCTACGGGACGTCGCTGGTCACCGGCTGGGCGCGGATCCACGGCTATCCGGTCGGTGTGCTGGCCAACCACCGCGGCGTGCTGTTCTCCGAGGAGGCCAAGAAAGCCACCGAGTTCATCCTGCTGGCCAACCAGACCGACACCCCGCTGATCTTCCTGCAGAACACCACCGGCTACATGGTCGGCGCGGAGTACGAGCAGGGCGGGATCATCAAGGACGGCGCCAAGATGATCAACGCGGTCACCAACTCGACGGTGCCGCACCTGACCATCAACATGGCGAGCTCGTTCGGCGCCGGGAACTACGGCATGTCCGGGCGCGCCTACGATCCGCGCCTGATGTTCGCCTGGCCCAGCGCCAAGATGGCCGTGATGGGCGCCGCGCAGCTGGCCGGCGTCATGTCGATCGTCGGCCGGGCGTCCGCGGAGTCGCAGGGCAAGGAGTTCGACACCGACGCCGACGCGAAGCGGACCGCGGCGATCGAGGCCCAGATCAACGACGAGTCGCACGCCTTCTTCATCACCGCCCGGCTCTACGACGACGGGATCATCGACCCGCGCGACACCCGCACCGTGCTGGGGATGTCGCTGTCCGCCGTGCACTCGACCACCGTCGCCGGCCGTCGTGGCTTCGGCGTCTTCCGGATGTGA
- a CDS encoding acetyl/propionyl/methylcrotonyl-CoA carboxylase subunit alpha: MITKLLVANRGEIASRVMRTAHRLGISTVAVYSDPDADAPFVALADESVRLPGATPGETYLRAEKVIAAARATGADAVHPGYGFLSENEAFARDCAAAGLTFVGPSPEAIASMGSKLEAKALMESAGVPVLPGATVTDDTDLSAVAAGIGFPVLVKAAFGGGGRGMRVVASDAELRDAVDGARREAASAFGDGTVFLERFVVDPRHVEVQILGDTHGAVVHLFERECSIQRRYQKIVEESPSPAVDEALRSELGAAAVAAGKAIGYTGAGTVEFVLGQDGAFFFLEVNTRLQVEHPVTELVTGLDLVEQQIRVAEGEALGPDVTDARIDGHAIEVRLYAETVARGDDGVATYLPATGTLHRFDVPGDVRVDTGVADGSVVSPHYDPMLAKVIAHGRTRGEAARALARALAGAALHGVTTNRDLLVGILREPEFLAGSTDTGYLVRHDPVALGSGTLGAGGTRHAAAAALATQAGNRASARVLGGIPSGFRNVGGAPQRIAYTLGDREIEVTYRFRRGGTGTARGLDITVDGEPLGETVVLLSATPDTVTLEVDGVRRTYTVHRSGGRSYVDGPDGSVALGEVPRFADPNAVAAAGSLLAPMPGTVVRVLGETGAAVTAGQPLVVLEAMKMEHTVAAPGDGVLGEVRVSAGDQVDTGQVLAVVSDVEEGES, translated from the coding sequence CTGATCACGAAACTGCTCGTCGCCAACCGCGGCGAGATCGCCTCGAGGGTGATGCGCACCGCGCACCGCCTGGGGATCTCCACGGTCGCGGTCTACTCCGACCCGGACGCCGACGCCCCGTTCGTCGCCCTCGCCGACGAGTCGGTGCGCCTGCCCGGCGCGACGCCGGGGGAGACCTATCTGCGCGCGGAGAAGGTGATCGCCGCGGCCCGGGCCACCGGTGCGGACGCGGTGCACCCCGGCTACGGGTTCCTCTCCGAGAACGAGGCGTTCGCCCGGGACTGCGCCGCGGCCGGGCTGACGTTCGTCGGGCCGTCGCCGGAGGCCATCGCGTCGATGGGCTCCAAGCTCGAGGCCAAGGCGCTGATGGAGTCCGCCGGTGTCCCGGTGCTGCCGGGGGCCACCGTCACCGACGACACCGACCTGTCCGCGGTCGCCGCCGGGATCGGCTTCCCGGTGCTGGTCAAGGCCGCGTTCGGCGGCGGTGGCCGCGGGATGCGCGTGGTGGCCTCGGACGCCGAGCTGCGCGACGCCGTCGACGGGGCGCGTCGCGAGGCGGCGTCGGCGTTCGGTGACGGGACGGTGTTCCTGGAGCGCTTCGTCGTCGACCCGCGCCACGTCGAGGTGCAGATCCTGGGAGACACGCACGGCGCCGTCGTGCACCTGTTCGAACGCGAGTGCTCCATCCAGCGCCGCTACCAGAAGATCGTAGAGGAGAGCCCGTCCCCGGCCGTCGACGAGGCACTGCGCTCCGAGCTCGGCGCGGCGGCGGTCGCGGCGGGCAAGGCGATCGGCTACACCGGCGCCGGGACCGTCGAGTTCGTGCTGGGGCAGGACGGTGCGTTCTTCTTCCTGGAGGTCAACACCCGGCTGCAGGTCGAGCACCCGGTGACCGAGCTGGTCACCGGCCTGGACCTGGTCGAGCAGCAGATCCGGGTCGCCGAGGGCGAGGCCCTGGGCCCGGACGTCACCGACGCCCGGATCGACGGGCACGCGATCGAGGTGCGGCTCTACGCCGAGACGGTGGCGCGCGGCGACGACGGTGTCGCCACCTACCTCCCGGCGACCGGCACCCTGCACCGTTTCGACGTCCCCGGGGACGTGCGCGTCGACACCGGCGTCGCGGACGGGTCGGTCGTCTCGCCGCACTACGACCCGATGCTGGCCAAGGTGATCGCGCACGGCCGCACCCGCGGCGAGGCGGCCCGCGCGCTGGCCCGGGCGCTGGCCGGGGCGGCGCTGCACGGCGTCACCACGAACCGGGACCTGCTGGTCGGAATCCTGCGCGAGCCGGAGTTCCTGGCCGGGAGCACCGACACCGGCTATCTCGTCCGCCACGACCCGGTCGCGCTCGGTTCCGGCACGCTCGGTGCCGGCGGGACGCGGCACGCCGCGGCCGCGGCGCTCGCGACGCAGGCCGGGAACCGGGCGTCGGCGCGGGTGCTCGGCGGGATCCCGTCGGGTTTCCGCAACGTCGGCGGGGCCCCGCAGCGGATCGCCTACACACTCGGCGACCGCGAGATCGAGGTGACCTACCGGTTCCGCCGGGGCGGCACCGGGACCGCCCGCGGCCTGGACATCACCGTCGACGGCGAGCCGCTCGGCGAGACCGTCGTCCTGCTGTCGGCGACACCGGACACGGTGACGCTGGAGGTCGACGGCGTGCGCCGCACCTACACGGTGCACCGCAGCGGCGGCCGGTCCTACGTGGACGGCCCGGACGGCTCGGTGGCGCTGGGCGAGGTGCCGCGCTTCGCCGACCCGAACGCCGTCGCGGCGGCCGGGTCGCTGCTCGCACCGATGCCGGGCACGGTCGTACGGGTGCTGGGCGAGACCGGTGCGGCCGTCACCGCGGGGCAGCCGCTGGTGGTGCTGGAGGCGATGAAGATGGAGCACACCGTCGCCGCGCCCGGGGACGGCGTCCTCGGCGAGGTCCGGGTCAGCGCCGGCGACCAGGTCGACACCGGCCAGGTGCTGGCCGTCGTCTCCGACGTGGAAGAGGGGGAGTCGTGA
- a CDS encoding class I adenylate-forming enzyme family protein, translating into MNLATLLRRSAADHAGQVALRLDDTEVGYARFAESAGRFAAFLRSSGVEPGTRVGFFLPNGLEYLEGLFGTWQAGGVGVPLNYMFPDAPLRHAVVDSGARYLVVLPGDVGRLHAVLGDETPELLTIGPDGSYAAALAAHEPSHDVVPRLDRDDALLMYTSGSTGVPKGVRQTHRNIAAQVEGVIDLYEIDAADHVLNCMPLFHVGGLQLASLPVLLRGGQITFMPRWDPLVWIELAQRLRPTYGGLISTMMIDVGNRTVGAPVVLDSFRICMFGGSRTPTAAIDRLAAGTGIEGTEIYGQTEQSGLVVTYAPGEERRPDSMGRPLEQVVRTRLVPVDGGDDVVPGSQDVGELWVQGDAVTPGYWSAPGSAELGAERWSDGWFRTGDLMSADADGYLYYVDRIDDMIVSGGENVFPQMVEEHLADHPDLAEVAVIGTAHDRWVEQVTAVVVPNKDGVTADDVAAWCANHPDLRGIHRPRRIEVVEALPRTGSGKLNRPELRKKFP; encoded by the coding sequence GTGAACCTCGCGACACTGCTGCGTCGCAGCGCCGCCGACCACGCCGGTCAGGTGGCACTGCGCCTGGACGACACCGAGGTCGGCTACGCCCGGTTCGCCGAGTCGGCCGGGCGGTTCGCCGCGTTCCTGCGCTCCTCCGGCGTCGAACCGGGGACGCGGGTCGGGTTCTTCCTGCCGAACGGCCTGGAGTACCTGGAGGGCCTGTTCGGGACGTGGCAGGCGGGCGGGGTCGGCGTCCCGCTGAACTACATGTTCCCGGACGCGCCGCTGCGCCACGCCGTCGTCGACTCCGGTGCGCGGTACCTGGTCGTGCTCCCCGGCGACGTCGGGCGCCTGCACGCGGTACTGGGGGACGAGACCCCGGAGCTGTTGACGATCGGTCCGGACGGGTCCTACGCGGCGGCCCTGGCCGCGCACGAGCCGAGCCACGACGTCGTCCCGCGCCTGGACCGCGACGACGCACTGCTGATGTACACCTCGGGCTCCACCGGCGTCCCGAAGGGCGTCCGCCAGACCCACCGCAACATCGCCGCGCAGGTCGAGGGCGTGATCGACCTCTACGAGATCGACGCGGCCGACCACGTCCTGAACTGCATGCCGCTGTTCCACGTCGGAGGCCTGCAGCTGGCGAGCCTGCCGGTGCTGCTGCGCGGCGGGCAGATCACGTTCATGCCGCGCTGGGACCCGCTCGTCTGGATCGAGCTCGCGCAGCGCCTGCGGCCCACCTACGGCGGGCTGATCTCCACGATGATGATCGACGTCGGGAACCGGACGGTCGGGGCGCCGGTCGTGCTCGACTCGTTCCGGATCTGCATGTTCGGCGGCTCCCGCACCCCGACGGCGGCCATCGATCGCCTCGCCGCGGGCACCGGCATCGAGGGCACCGAGATCTACGGCCAGACCGAGCAGAGCGGGCTGGTCGTCACCTACGCACCCGGTGAGGAACGCCGCCCGGACTCGATGGGCAGGCCGCTGGAGCAGGTCGTGCGCACCCGCCTGGTGCCCGTCGACGGGGGCGACGACGTCGTGCCCGGCTCGCAGGACGTCGGTGAGCTGTGGGTGCAGGGCGACGCCGTGACGCCGGGGTACTGGAGCGCGCCCGGCTCGGCGGAGCTCGGGGCGGAGCGCTGGTCGGACGGCTGGTTCCGCACCGGTGACCTGATGTCCGCCGACGCCGACGGCTACCTCTACTACGTCGACCGGATCGACGACATGATCGTCTCCGGCGGGGAGAACGTGTTCCCGCAGATGGTCGAGGAGCACCTGGCCGACCACCCGGACCTGGCCGAGGTCGCCGTGATCGGCACCGCGCACGACCGCTGGGTCGAGCAGGTCACGGCCGTGGTGGTGCCCAACAAGGACGGTGTCACCGCCGACGACGTCGCCGCCTGGTGCGCGAACCACCCGGACCTGCGCGGCATCCACCGCCCACGGCGGATCGAGGTCGTCGAGGCCCTGCCGCGCACCGGCAGCGGCAAGCTGAACCGTCCCGAGCTGAGGAAGAAGTTCCCGTGA